Proteins encoded by one window of Marixanthomonas sp. SCSIO 43207:
- the fbaA gene encoding class II fructose-bisphosphate aldolase, producing the protein MNHSIQPGVATGREVQKIHQYAKEKGFAMPAVNVVGSNTINTVLETAAELNSPVIIQFSNGGAYFNAGKGLNNENQKAAILGGVAGAKHIHDLAEAYGATVILHTDHAAKKLLPWIDGLLDAGEQFYKEKGKPLYSSHMIDLSEEPLEENIEISKKYLERMSKMGMTLEIELGITGGEEDGVDNTGVDSSKLYTQPEEVAYAYEELMKVSDQFTIAAAFGNVHGVYKPGNVKLTPIILKNSQEYVQKKYDTNHNPIDFVFHGGSGSTVEEIREAIGYGVIKMNIDTDLQYAFNEGVRDYMVNNIDYLKTQIGNPEGDDVPNKKYYDPRKWLREGEISFKKRLKKAFEDLNNVNTL; encoded by the coding sequence ATGAATCATTCCATTCAACCCGGTGTAGCTACCGGACGCGAAGTTCAAAAAATACATCAATACGCTAAAGAAAAAGGGTTTGCTATGCCGGCTGTAAACGTAGTAGGCTCAAACACTATAAATACAGTTTTAGAAACTGCTGCAGAATTAAATTCTCCTGTTATTATTCAGTTTTCAAACGGAGGGGCTTATTTTAATGCCGGTAAAGGTTTGAACAATGAAAACCAAAAAGCAGCAATTTTAGGTGGCGTTGCAGGAGCAAAACACATACACGATTTAGCCGAAGCTTATGGCGCAACTGTAATTCTACATACCGATCACGCAGCCAAAAAATTATTACCCTGGATTGACGGTTTACTTGATGCTGGTGAACAATTTTATAAAGAAAAAGGAAAACCGTTATACAGTTCGCACATGATTGATCTTTCTGAAGAACCTCTTGAAGAAAACATAGAAATTTCAAAAAAATACTTAGAGCGAATGAGTAAGATGGGAATGACCCTTGAGATTGAACTAGGTATTACCGGTGGTGAAGAAGACGGTGTAGACAACACAGGAGTAGACTCTTCAAAACTTTACACACAGCCCGAAGAAGTTGCCTATGCCTATGAAGAACTTATGAAAGTAAGTGACCAATTTACTATTGCAGCTGCTTTTGGAAACGTACACGGAGTTTATAAGCCAGGAAACGTAAAATTAACTCCTATTATTCTTAAAAATTCACAAGAGTACGTTCAGAAAAAATATGACACTAATCACAATCCTATTGATTTTGTATTTCACGGCGGAAGCGGTTCTACAGTAGAAGAAATACGAGAAGCAATAGGTTATGGTGTAATAAAAATGAATATTGACACCGATTTGCAATATGCTTTCAATGAAGGTGTTCGCGATTATATGGTCAACAATATTGATTATTTAAAAACACAAATAGGAAACCCTGAAGGTGATGATGTTCCCAACAAAAAATATTATGACCCAAGAAAGTGGTTACGCGAAGGTGAAATTTCATTCAAAAAACGACTGAAAAAAGCTTTTGAAGACCTTAACAATGTAAATACATTATAA
- the accD gene encoding acetyl-CoA carboxylase, carboxyltransferase subunit beta, translating to MSWFKRTKKGIQTPTEEKKDVPKGLWYKSPTGKIVDSEELENNFYVSPEDGYHVRIGSNEYFQLLFDDNKYKELDKNLVAKDPLKFEDKKKYPDRLKDAQKKTGLKDAVRTAVGKSMGKEIVIACMDFSFIGGSMGSVVGEKIARAADYSLKKKIPFMIISKSGGARMMEAAFSLMQMAKTSVKLAQLADAGIPYISLCTDPTTGGTTASFAMLGDINISEPGALIGFAGPRVVRDTTGQELPDGFQTAEFVKDHGFLDFITHRKDLKLRINQYLDLILNRPMREATA from the coding sequence ATGTCTTGGTTTAAAAGAACAAAAAAAGGAATTCAAACCCCTACGGAAGAAAAAAAAGACGTACCAAAAGGTTTATGGTACAAGTCTCCTACCGGGAAAATTGTAGATTCTGAAGAGTTGGAAAATAATTTTTACGTAAGCCCTGAAGATGGCTATCACGTAAGAATAGGAAGTAATGAGTATTTTCAATTACTTTTTGACGATAATAAGTACAAAGAACTAGATAAAAACCTTGTTGCAAAAGATCCATTAAAATTTGAAGACAAGAAAAAATATCCTGATCGCCTAAAAGACGCACAGAAAAAAACCGGTCTTAAAGACGCTGTAAGAACTGCCGTTGGAAAGTCTATGGGGAAAGAGATTGTAATTGCTTGTATGGATTTTAGTTTTATAGGTGGCTCTATGGGAAGCGTTGTAGGTGAAAAAATTGCACGTGCCGCAGACTATTCGCTTAAAAAGAAAATTCCATTTATGATTATTTCAAAAAGTGGTGGAGCACGAATGATGGAAGCTGCTTTTTCGCTTATGCAAATGGCAAAAACAAGTGTAAAACTAGCTCAACTTGCAGACGCAGGAATACCTTACATATCATTATGTACAGATCCTACAACTGGAGGAACAACCGCTTCTTTTGCCATGCTAGGAGACATTAACATTAGCGAACCTGGTGCTTTAATTGGTTTTGCCGGTCCTAGAGTAGTAAGAGATACCACCGGGCAAGAATTACCTGATGGTTTTCAAACTGCTGAATTTGTAAAAGATCATGGCTTCTTAGACTTTATCACACATCGTAAAGATTTAAAGCTTCGTATTAATCAATATTTAGATTTAATACTCAATAGACCTATGAGAGAAGCTACAGCATAA
- a CDS encoding heavy-metal-associated domain-containing protein, producing MKNIVSLIILLVTTLTFAQNKNARATLLVDGVCEMCKERIEKASIKTKGVKSAIWDVQTHELKLIYNEEKTALNTIAQSVLAVGHDVENLKATDEAYNSVHPCCRYRDEVVKDDHKPKSQTEKDDE from the coding sequence ATGAAAAATATAGTAAGTTTAATTATTTTGTTAGTTACCACATTAACCTTTGCTCAAAACAAAAATGCAAGAGCAACACTTTTAGTAGATGGTGTTTGTGAGATGTGTAAAGAAAGAATAGAAAAGGCCAGTATTAAAACCAAGGGCGTTAAAAGCGCAATTTGGGATGTTCAAACTCATGAACTTAAATTAATTTATAATGAAGAGAAAACAGCGTTAAATACCATTGCGCAAAGTGTACTGGCAGTTGGTCACGATGTAGAAAATTTAAAAGCTACAGATGAAGCCTATAATAGTGTGCATCCTTGTTGTAGATATAGAGATGAAGTGGTTAAGGATGACCATAAACCAAAATCACAGACAGAAAAAGATGACGAGTAA